Proteins encoded by one window of Macaca mulatta isolate MMU2019108-1 chromosome 10, T2T-MMU8v2.0, whole genome shotgun sequence:
- the OXT gene encoding oxytocin-neurophysin 1 — translation MAGPSLACCLLGLLALTSACYIQNCPLGGKRAAPDLDVRKCLPCGPGGKGRCFGPNICCAEELGCFVGTAEALRCQEENYLPSPCQSGQKACGSGGRCAVFGLCCSPDGCHADPACDMEATFSQH, via the exons ATGGCCGGCCCCAGCCTCGCCTGCTGTCTCCTCGGCCTTCTGGCGCTGACCTCCGCCTGCTACATCCAGAACTGCCCCCTGGGAGGCAAGAGGGCCGCGCCGGACCTCGACGTGCGCAAG TGCCTCCCCTGCGGCCCCGGGGGCAAAGGCCGTTGCTTTGGGCCCAATATCTGCTGCGCGGAAGAGCTGGGCTGCTTCGTGGGCACGGCCGAGGCGCTGCGCTGCCAGGAGGAGAACTACCTGCCGTCGCCCTGCCAGTCGGGCCAGAAGGCGTGCGGGAGCGGCGGCCGCTGCGCCGTCTTCGGCCTCTGCTGTAGCCCGG ACGGCTGCCACGCCGACCCTGCCTGCGATATGGAAGCTACCTTCTCCCAGCACTGA